The region TAGGAGCATCTGCTTGTTCTTTCTCCTTGATTAACTCTAAAGCTCTGTCTAAAGTCACATCAGCTGGTTCTTCACCTTTTGGCAATGAAATAAACGTTTTACCTACTCTAACATAAGGTCCAAATCTACCATTGTTTACCTCTACCTCTTCTCCCTTATAATCTCCAAGCGTTTTAGGAAGCAAGAATAGAGCTAAAGCTTCTTCCAATGTAATAGTTCCAATATTTTGATCTGCTGCCAAACTTGCAAATTGCTTTTCTTCATCCTCTGGATTACCGATTTGAGCCACAGGTCCAAACTTAGCTAAACGAACTAATACAGTTCGTCCAGATTTAGGATCTACTCCTAATATACGCTCTCCTGATTCGCGTTCTGCATTTTCCTCTACATCCTTAACTGTTGGATGGAAGTGGTCATAGAACTCTTTCATCATCTTTGCCCAATCTTCATTTCCAGCTGCAATCTCATCAAAATCTTCTTCAACTTTAGCTGTGAAGTTATAATCTAAGATTGTTTTGAAGTTTTTAACTAAGAAATCATTCACAATCATACCAATATCTGTAGGGATTAACTTCCCTTTATCAGAACCAGTTTTCTCCGTAAGAACTGTCTCTTTCACCTCAGTACCTCTAAGCATCATCATCTTATAGTTGCGCTCTTTTCCTTCTGTCTGTCCCTTTTCTACATACGTTCTTGCGATAATTGTAGATATTGTAGGTGCATATGTAGAAGGTCTACCGATACCAAGCTCTTCTAATTTCTTAACCAAAGAAGCTTCTGTATATCTAGCTGCTGGTTTCGTAAAACGCTGTGTTGCTACTAAAGCATTCTGCTCTAATCCTTCTCCAACTCTTAATGCTGGCAAGATTCCTTCTACCTCTTCATCTTCATCATCATGCCCTTCTAAATACACTTTTAAGAACCCTTCGAACAACAATACCTCCCCAGAAGCCACGAACTGTTCTTTAAACTTGTTTGCTTCGATACGTACATTAGTTCTTTCTAGTTGAGCATCACTCATCTGAGAAGCTAATGTTCTCTTCCAAATCAAGTCATATAAGCGAGCTTGATCTCTATCTACAGCAGCATTATGAAGTGCCATATTAGTTGGACGAATTGCCTCGTGAGCTTCTTGAGCACCTTTACTTTTCGTTACATAAGTACGTGGTTTAGAATATTCCGCACCATAAGACTTTGTGATTTCAGCCGCAGCCGCTCCCATTGCATCTTTTGATAAGTTCACACTATCCGTTCTCATATAGGTAATTAACCCACTCTCATATAGACGTTGTGCTAACATCATCGTTTGACCTACTGAGTAGTGAAGTTTTCTAGCAGCTTCCTGTTGAAGTGTAGAAGTGGTGAATGGTGCTGCTGGAGATTTTTTTGCTGGTTTAGTTTCTAAATCAGCTACCCTATATGCTGCACCAATATTAATCGCTAAGAAATCTTTTGCTTCTTTTTCAGTCGCAAAATTCTTAGGTAGTTTAGCTTTTAATGTTTTTCCTTCAGCAGTTTTAAACTCTGCTGATATATGATATGATGACTCTACATTAAAGTCGTTAATCTCTCTTTCTCTCTCCACGATAAGACGTACAGCTACTGACTGCACACGTCCTGCCGACAACCCTCCTTTTACTTTTTTCCATAATATAGGTGAAAGCTCATATCCTACTAATCGGTCTAATACACGTCTAGCTTGCTGAGCATTCACTAAGTTATAATCTATCTGACGAGGATTATCAATTGCTTTTAATATCGCATTTTTTGTAATCTCATGAAATACAATACGCTTAGTATTTGTATCTTTTAAATTTAGTTCTTCCGCTAGGTGCCATGCAATAGCCTCCCCTTCGCGGTCCTCATCGGATGCTAACCAAACCATTTCAGCTTTCTTTGCAAGATCCTTTAACTTCTTAACTAATGCCTTTTTATCGGATGAAACCTCATATTTAGGCTTAAAGTTATTCTCTACATCTACTCCTATTTCTTTAGAAGGTAAATCTGCTATATGTCCATAACTAGATTCTACCTGATAATCCTGTCCTAAAAATTTTTCAATGGTTTTTGCCTTTGCAGGTGACTCAACAATCACTAAATTCTTTGCCATACTTCATTATTTTGTGAAGCAAAAATATATGATTTTTTTGAATATATCCGTGCTACTACTTATTAATACCCGTTTTAACTAATATCCCAATCTATATTTTATAAAATAATTACCAAATTATCCATAATATAAACCAGTAATAGGTTCACAAATCAATGTTTTAATTTTTTTTACAAACAAAATCAAAAGATAATACAATTTAATAACATTTCTCTAAAAATTTTAATTATTACCTTCAACTAGGCTTCGATAGTCCTTTTTTATACTTGTGCATATATCATTTAGCAAAGAATAATACAACTAATCTATACCTAACCTCACTACAATCGAATTACAATTAATTGTTCTATTTAATAGTCATCTAAAAAATTAGTACAAAAAAAAATCCTTCAAAATACGCACCTTCATGTTCAAAATAATACTTCGTATTTTTTTTAATTAATCCCTTAACTGTATAGAAAGATTGAACTAATCCCTTAATATGAAATCTTTTTACCTCTCTTTCATCCATATATAGTATCTAACACACCTAAATTCTAAAAAAAAACAAATCTTTTTTCTATCCAAAAAAACACAAAACACTATAAAACAACACCTTAATTTTAAAAATAAAAACAACGAACTTCTCAAGAACAACCTTCAATCCTACTCTACATCTACCTTATACTTAACTCCTAGGACAATTATAGGAGAATGATAGGACAATAACTGGGGATAATGCTTAAATCTCCAAGAAACCAGCTGTCATACATCTATTATTCAGCATTCATTCTTTACTTACTATAATATGAATTATAACCTGTACAAAATGAAATCTGACTAAAAAAGGAAATATTTCACTCTTTTTGAACACCTATTCCATTCGCATTCAACCATCAAGTCAGAGCATCAAAGGGCTGAACGACCGATAAAACTTTCTCAACAATTATATACTTGGCATTCAGATTTTTATATATTAGAAAATAGGGAATAGTATGGACGAATTACAATTCGACTCAACAAAAAAACAACATCACGAAAAAACAAAAATCATGGCAGAAATCAAACAGGGTATACTAGGTCCCGTAAATGGTAAGATAGGAACAGTAGTTGGAGTAACGTGGAGAGGAGTAAATTACATCCGCGCTAAACCTCGTAAATCAAGCAAAAAACCATCAATGAAGCAATTACTCCAATGGGATAAGATGAGCCTAGTATCAACGTTTGCAAGTAAATTCAAGGATTTTGTCAATGCAAATTGTCCACCTGTGCTGAAGGGAAAAAAATGGATAGCAGGTAAGGAACAAATGATCTCTAGACTAATGACACAAGGCATCAATTTAATCAATGGGGAACAACATGTCAAAGTAGAAGAAGCTTTATTATCTATCGGCAACCTCGCCCCTGCAGTAATTAAAAAGATTAATCGTCTAAAGACTGGCTAGTTTAAAGTACAATGGGAAATGGATTGATTAATGCCCTAACACTAAATACAGATAAACTAACAATGATGCTGTATAACGAGACCTTGGATCAATTTTTAGCTATATCTGATGTGGGAAATCGCGTAGATAAGTACGCTCATTTTAGCATACCTGCTGATTGGGACAAGGGTACTGTTTACTTTTGGAGTATGTGGAAAGCCGCTGATGGCAGTGTCAATAGTACAAGTTGCTTTCACGGAATAATAGAATTGGGAAATTTAGAGAAGGAAACAGTAAACGGGGAACTGAAAGCAGGAAACGGGGAACAGGGAGCTTAGAACGGAAACCAGCTACATTTTGAGGTTATACCTATAGAACAAGCTAGAAATATCTCTCTTAAAAACTTTCTAGAAGAAGTGGAATCAAAAACTGAAGTAGAGACTATATCTCCCATTACACTTTCTTTCAAAGAAAATCAGGTAATAGATCAAGTACATACTCTGGATCAAAATCCAACTATAGATTCAGAGAAATGCTCTAATGAAGATAAAACTATTCCACCTTTCAGGATCCCCTTCAAAGAAGAGAAATTAAAGAAGTGGAATCAAAAACTGAAGTAGAGACTATATCTCCCATTACACTTTCTTTCAAAGAAAATCAGGTAATAGATCAAGTACATACTCTGGATCAAAATCCAACTATAGATTCAGAGAAATGCTCTAATGAAGATAAAACTATCCCACCTTTCAGGATCCCCTTCAAAGAAGAAAAATTAAAGAAGTGGACTCCTCCTGGCTTTATCCGAAAAGTAAACAAAGAGATTATCAAGCACGCTAAAACAACAGAAAATGAGGAAAAAACGAACCAAATGGATAAAAAACCGAACAATGACTCACGTTCTATATTAGAGCTTGACACTATAACAGAAGAACAGAAAGAATGAAAAAAGAGAACTTTACAGATGTACCTGCTATGAGATAAATATATACGACTTTACAAATATGTCGCATTTTTACAATGGTACTATATTCACAAGAAATACATTTGTTCTAATTAATAACTTATCTTTATCAATATGGAAAAATTTGTAGTTGCACAGTTTTATATCAAACCTGAATACATCAATGAATTCAGAACGTTGACTAGTGCATTAATCAAGCACACTAGACTAGAAGCGGGTAATATAGCGTATAATTTATATCAAGATGTAGAGGATGATACTCATTTTGTGTTCAATGAGAAATTTAAAGATCAAGCTAGCTTTGATACTCATACGCAGACAGCACATTTCACTACATTTATTAATGCGGTAGGTCATACCTATGTTAAAGACCCAATTATCGAGATTATAAAATAACAATGCAATTAACACATCGTAAGCCTACAGCTAATCTATTAGCTTATATCAATAGATATTATTGGAGAAGTTCTACTACAGCAGTAGAAGCGATTACTATGTTTCCTCTAGTAGCGGGTACAGGTGTCGATGTATATATACATTTCGACACCTCATTCTCTGTTAATAAACAATCGTTACCAACCTCTCATATCCTCTGCCCTCGTCAGTATATGGATATTAGTATGGCAGACAGTTTAGATTTTATCGCTATTCGTTTTAACCACGGTGCTTTTAGACATTTCTGTGACATCAATTTTAATGAGCTAAATAATAATTTTCTGACTCTACAGGACTTGTGGAAAGAAGATGGTGACATACTAATAAACCAACTATATTACGCTAAAGAAATCACTCACAGAGAACAACTCTTAAATGAGTTCTTTTCCATTCAACTCTTAAAACATCAAAAGACGAACAGCATTCTAGATCAAGCAATGCGTACGATATATACTAATCACAATGCCACTTGTATCAGTGATATCAGTAAGCAACTTACAATGAGTACTCGCCACTTCGAACGCAAGTTTAAAGAAGAGTTTGGTTTTACCCCTAAGAAGTTTCAAGTAGTAAGTCGATTCGAAAGTACCCTGCGCAAGTTATTTCTAACTACTGAAACTAACTACTTATCTATTGTGTTAGACAGTGGATACTATGATCAGTCTCACTTTATTAAAGACTGTATGACCTATACAAACTTATCCCCTACAGAGATTCTGACACATAAAGATCAGTCTTTGCATTTTTATTTTAAGAGGAAGGGGTAGACTATTTTAACTTATAATGCTCATTATAGGTATTCTTCACTCTACGACTTTATTGCAATAATTAATCATTATAAGCTATCTAATAATACAGGTAGTTCTTTAAACTCTTTTATCACAAAATCATAATCCTGTGTATTACCAAAACCATAATCAACAAATATAAAAGGGATATTGTTTTTCCTTGCAGATATTAAGTCATA is a window of Myroides oncorhynchi DNA encoding:
- the topA gene encoding type I DNA topoisomerase translates to MAKNLVIVESPAKAKTIEKFLGQDYQVESSYGHIADLPSKEIGVDVENNFKPKYEVSSDKKALVKKLKDLAKKAEMVWLASDEDREGEAIAWHLAEELNLKDTNTKRIVFHEITKNAILKAIDNPRQIDYNLVNAQQARRVLDRLVGYELSPILWKKVKGGLSAGRVQSVAVRLIVEREREINDFNVESSYHISAEFKTAEGKTLKAKLPKNFATEKEAKDFLAINIGAAYRVADLETKPAKKSPAAPFTTSTLQQEAARKLHYSVGQTMMLAQRLYESGLITYMRTDSVNLSKDAMGAAAAEITKSYGAEYSKPRTYVTKSKGAQEAHEAIRPTNMALHNAAVDRDQARLYDLIWKRTLASQMSDAQLERTNVRIEANKFKEQFVASGEVLLFEGFLKVYLEGHDDEDEEVEGILPALRVGEGLEQNALVATQRFTKPAARYTEASLVKKLEELGIGRPSTYAPTISTIIARTYVEKGQTEGKERNYKMMMLRGTEVKETVLTEKTGSDKGKLIPTDIGMIVNDFLVKNFKTILDYNFTAKVEEDFDEIAAGNEDWAKMMKEFYDHFHPTVKDVEENAERESGERILGVDPKSGRTVLVRLAKFGPVAQIGNPEDEEKQFASLAADQNIGTITLEEALALFLLPKTLGDYKGEEVEVNNGRFGPYVRVGKTFISLPKGEEPADVTLDRALELIKEKEQADAPIATYQGLAVQKGVGRFGPYLKWNGVFINVNKKYNFDNLSQNDINELIEDKIQKEKDKVIHDWTAEGIRVEKARWGRSVILKGKTKIELSKDIDAAALSLEEVKAMIEAKAPAKKTAAKKTTTTKKATVKKTTKK
- a CDS encoding helix-turn-helix domain-containing protein yields the protein MQLTHRKPTANLLAYINRYYWRSSTTAVEAITMFPLVAGTGVDVYIHFDTSFSVNKQSLPTSHILCPRQYMDISMADSLDFIAIRFNHGAFRHFCDINFNELNNNFLTLQDLWKEDGDILINQLYYAKEITHREQLLNEFFSIQLLKHQKTNSILDQAMRTIYTNHNATCISDISKQLTMSTRHFERKFKEEFGFTPKKFQVVSRFESTLRKLFLTTETNYLSIVLDSGYYDQSHFIKDCMTYTNLSPTEILTHKDQSLHFYFKRKG
- a CDS encoding DUF6266 family protein — encoded protein: MAEIKQGILGPVNGKIGTVVGVTWRGVNYIRAKPRKSSKKPSMKQLLQWDKMSLVSTFASKFKDFVNANCPPVLKGKKWIAGKEQMISRLMTQGINLINGEQHVKVEEALLSIGNLAPAVIKKINRLKTG
- a CDS encoding putative quinol monooxygenase → MEKFVVAQFYIKPEYINEFRTLTSALIKHTRLEAGNIAYNLYQDVEDDTHFVFNEKFKDQASFDTHTQTAHFTTFINAVGHTYVKDPIIEIIK